Part of the candidate division WOR-3 bacterium genome is shown below.
TATGTGTACAGGACTCCTTTGCATATGTCACTGACTTTTCCGCCGGACTTCGGATTATAAATATCTCTGACCCGATCAATCCGAACGAAGCAGGTTACTACAATACAGCGACTCTGGCTTATGATGTTTCGGTAATCGGAAATTATACATATATCGCTGATATGTATACCGGACTGCGAATCGTCAACACATCGGACCCTCAGAATATCTATGAAACCGGTTTCTTTGATACCCCGGGTTGGGCGCAACGGCTTGATGTCTGTGGCGGTTATGCCTATGTAATGGACGTTCTTTTCGGGCTATTCGTCATCGACGTCTCTGACCCGGCAAATCCCGACTCAATGGGCTTCTACGACACACCGGGTGACGCCGCCTCTCAGATCTGTGTTTCAGGAACGTATGCGTACCTCACCGACCAGTATGCCGACAATGCCGGGCTCCACATCATCGATGTTTCAAACCCCTCAAATGTTTTTGAAATCGGGTATTTCAAGGCATGCGATGAAGGCCGCAAGGTATATATGTCAGAGTCCTATGCCTATCTTGCCGACGGTCACGCCGGCCTGCGCATCATCGATGTCTCGAACCCCCATTTTCCTTATGAAACGGGCTTCTATGATACACCCGGATATGCCCGGGATATCGAAGTAAGGGATAATTATGCCTATGTGGCAGATAATACCGGCTGTCTGCGCATCATTGACGTCTCAAACCCGTCTGTTCCTTATGAAGTCGGTTTTGATACTACGGGAACGGCTTATAATGGCGTTTGCCTTTCGGATTCATTCGCCTATATCGCCGACGGTTATGCAGGTCTGCGTGTTTTAAATATCTCAGACCCGAAAAATCCATATGAAGTCGGTACCTGCGGCATCCTTGCATGGGCGCCGCGTCAGATCGCCGTTTCAAACTCTTATGTCTACTTAACCGGTGCAGGGTCACAACCGGGTCTCCACATCATCGATGTCTCAAATCCGACGAATCCAGTTGAAATAGGTTACTGCAGCACACCGGATGCCGCCTACGGTATATGTATCGCAGAGCCCTATGCTTATATAGCAGCCTATACAGCAGGCCTTCGGATCATAGATATCTCAACTCCTTCGGCTCCTTATGAAATCGGTTCCTGCAATACCAATGCGGCAACCGACGTCTACATCTCAAACCAGTATGCGTATGTCGCAGACTATTCCACCGGGCTGCGCATCATTAACGTCTCAAACCCCTATGCCCCCTCGGAAACAGGTTTCTATGACACTCCCGGCCATGCATACGGTGTTTATGGAGCAGAACAGTTCATCTATGTCGCTGACGCAGGTGCCGGAGTCCAGATATACCAAAACCTTCTCCTTTCACAAAAAGAAACACAACTTAATCCTTACCTGCCGTTCTTCAAAAATCCCACGGTCTTCAAAAAATGCGCCGGTATTCAATTTCATCTGCAGAGGAGAGAAACAGTAACCCTTTCAATCTACAACACCCTGGGAAGTCGAGTGGGTTTCTATTCAAAAACCCTGAATAAAGGAATACATAAAATATCCTGGGAACCATCCGCTTCCGGAACATATTTTTATGTTTTACAACGACGGGAAAAGTCAGAATACGGAAAATTCGTTGTTCTGAAATGAAGCGCGTATCCTGAGGAAAAAGGAAATAAAGATGAAAAAAAATTTTATGATCATCCTTTTATGGACGGCGATCCTCTACAGTCAGGGTATCGACACCCTGTGGACAAAGACTTACGGCGGACCGGACGATGATGAAGGTCGGGCGATAGCACAAACATCAAACCAGGGATATATGATCGTCGGCTGGAAGACATCAATCAGTACCGGCTCAAAGGACATCTATCTTATAAAAACCGATGCAGACGGTGATACACTCTGGACAAAGACCTACGGCGGGACCGATGCGGAATACGGCGTCGATTTCAAACAGACGGGTGACGGAGGATGGATCATCCTCGGAGAAACATTCTCCTATGGCGCGGGGTTCAATGATATCTACATCATAAGAACAGACAGCCTCGGCGACACCCTGTGGACGAAGATATACGGCGGTACGTATTATGATAAAGCCAGAGCCGTCACAGAAGCCGTGGACAGTGACAACGGTTACCTCATTGTCGGTGCAACAGGTTCATTCGGTAATGGGGGAAACGACGATTTATATATATTAAGGATTGATTCGCTCGGTGATACACTCTGGACAAAGACCTACGGTGGCCTCAACTGGGATTGGGCATCCTCGGTGCAGCCGACTGCAGATTCCGCATATATAATAATCGGCGCAACGAATTCTTACGGCGCAGGTTATTTCGATGTCTATCTAATCAAGATCAATGCATCAGGTGAGCTCTTATGGCAGAAGACATTCGGCGGAACCGGTGATGACCGCGGTGAGGCGGTCTGCCAGACCTCAGATCAGGGTTACATCATAACCGGAATGACCAGAACATTCGGCGCCGGCGGTGAAGATCTTTATTTAATAAAAACCGATTCCCTCGGTACCATTGAATGGCAGAAGGTATACGGTGGTGCTCAAAATGAACGAGGTTATTCACTTCTGGAAACCGAGGACGGTGGGTATATCATCGCCGGTTACACGATGTCGTTCGGCGCCGGTGAATGGGATGTATACTTACTCAAAACCGACGAATACGGTGATACACTCTGGACACAGACCTATGGCGGTATGAACGGCGACCTCGCCCGCTCCATCCTTAAAACCCAGGACGGCGGATACATAATCGTCGGTAACACTGAATCATTCGGTGCCGGAGCCAAGGATGTCTTCGTACTCAAAACCGCACCGGAGCTGGAGATTCTGGAAAGGAAAAACCCCTGCAGGGAAACGCACCTGCTCCAGGCTGAACCAGATCCTTTCACAAAGAAACTGACCATAAAAATCGATGCAGAATCGGGTTTCCTGGAAATCTACGATGCAGGCGGTAGGTTGATAAAAGAATTCAAAAACAGAACCAGAAAGATCATCTGGGATGGAACCGACAGATCAGGTGAAAGGGCGGCTGCCGGTGTGTACTTTCTCCGTTTTTCCTGTGATGATTCGCAGATTCTTAAAAAAATCATAATGCTGAAGTGACTCGATGGAGAATCTTCCTGCCCTGTACTGGATCAGATGACCTCAAAAATTTTTTCAATCTCTTCAACGGTGTTATAAAAATGGGGTGAAAATCTTAAATAACCGCTGCGCAAGGAAACAATCACCTTGTTTTCTTTAAGACGTTCATATACCGCTCGGCTGTCTTCCCGCGGTCTGACGGTCAGAATACCCGATTGAAAACCTGCTTCCGGAGTGAGGATCTCACACCCCCTTGCGGTGAATCTTTTTCTCAATTCGGATTTGAGCATTGAGATCCGACGGGCGACATTTTCCAGACCGTACCCGAGTAACAAATTCATATTTGCAGAAAGTGCGCTTATCCCGATTATATTTCTTGAGCCGAGTTCAAACATGCGGGCGTCAGGATAGAGCGGCGGCGCCTTCTGGCAGTCATTGAAACTCCGCCATTGAGCGCCGAGCCAGCCGACGTGCCTTTTCTTCAACAGAGGAACACTCTCTTTATTCACATATAAAAAACCGGCGCCGGTCGGGCCGAAAAGCCATTTTCCGGCTCCGCAGGCGAGAAAATCAACATGACAATCCCTGATATTGAAAGCAACCGCACCGAGCGCCTGAATGGCATCGACCACAAAAAAGATGCCCCTCTCTTTCAAAAAATCACCCAATCTTTTGATCTCAATCATCTCACCGCTCAGATACTGAACAAAGTCGACCACGACCGCTTTCAATCGGCTGTTAAAATTCTCTTTGACCACATCGAGCGGGTCACGTCTGGAAAACGGTGCATAGACTTTCCGGCAATAAGGCAGATTGTGATTGACCACATAGCGGACTGCAGGAAAGGATTCTTCCATCACCAGTATTTCATCATCTTCTTTCAACGGCAGATT
Proteins encoded:
- a CDS encoding T9SS type A sorting domain-containing protein — protein: MMKKILILVLVISGVKAFSYEPGLLNNSSFRNNLAFFDSLNVRFIGNWPFGTANGVAYDSTRKLIFLGAGTGVYVVSDSNPSSPRKISDVLYTRRYINALAYDYSNQHIIIANKAVEIWDVSDPLSPIKVGSYDTENALDVCLQDTFAYVADYDSGLVILNIADPAAPCKVSSYSTPGNASAVCVQDSFAYVTDFSAGLRIINISDPINPNEAGYYNTATLAYDVSVIGNYTYIADMYTGLRIVNTSDPQNIYETGFFDTPGWAQRLDVCGGYAYVMDVLFGLFVIDVSDPANPDSMGFYDTPGDAASQICVSGTYAYLTDQYADNAGLHIIDVSNPSNVFEIGYFKACDEGRKVYMSESYAYLADGHAGLRIIDVSNPHFPYETGFYDTPGYARDIEVRDNYAYVADNTGCLRIIDVSNPSVPYEVGFDTTGTAYNGVCLSDSFAYIADGYAGLRVLNISDPKNPYEVGTCGILAWAPRQIAVSNSYVYLTGAGSQPGLHIIDVSNPTNPVEIGYCSTPDAAYGICIAEPYAYIAAYTAGLRIIDISTPSAPYEIGSCNTNAATDVYISNQYAYVADYSTGLRIINVSNPYAPSETGFYDTPGHAYGVYGAEQFIYVADAGAGVQIYQNLLLSQKETQLNPYLPFFKNPTVFKKCAGIQFHLQRRETVTLSIYNTLGSRVGFYSKTLNKGIHKISWEPSASGTYFYVLQRREKSEYGKFVVLK
- a CDS encoding aminotransferase class V-fold PLP-dependent enzyme; its protein translation is MKSPKRHGGGVMNRLNLESGDMDKIREEFPITKEFIYFNHGGTGPISLSGVRAVDECINTYLHQAEFDIEEYFRRVDRARSMAAEFIGALPDEITFTHNTSEGIYIALINLPLKEDDEILVMEESFPAVRYVVNHNLPYCRKVYAPFSRRDPLDVVKENFNSRLKAVVVDFVQYLSGEMIEIKRLGDFLKERGIFFVVDAIQALGAVAFNIRDCHVDFLACGAGKWLFGPTGAGFLYVNKESVPLLKKRHVGWLGAQWRSFNDCQKAPPLYPDARMFELGSRNIIGISALSANMNLLLGYGLENVARRISMLKSELRKRFTARGCEILTPEAGFQSGILTVRPREDSRAVYERLKENKVIVSLRSGYLRFSPHFYNTVEEIEKIFEVI